The Neorhizobium sp. NCHU2750 genome contains the following window.
AGTGGTACAGATTTGGCATGATGACGCCACGCAACATGATCCGGTCGCTAGGGAACGAGGCCCCCATCCTTGCGGATGGCCGTCGTGCTCCCGACCGTCGCGAGATTTCGCTGCGCTGGCTGTCCGGCACCTTCCTGACCGGTATCACCTCGTCCGTATTGATGGGCGTCGCCCTGTTTGCCGCCCTCGACGGTCGTCAGCAGCTGGCAATCCCTGCAGAAGCCTCCGCCTCGGTACCCGCCGATCACGACAATGAATCCGTCCAGCGCGGCAAGCGGCTGCTTGGCGGCAAGATCGTCGCCGTCCCCACCGATCGCAAGATCATGGAAGTCTCGACCGTCGTCCATGAGGGCAACAAGGAACTGGTGCGCCGGCGCCCCTTCGCCCACGTGAAGATGAACCTGGCGGCAGAACATGTCGCCCCGGAATCCTATCCGAAATTCGACCCCCTGGCGATCTTCGCCTCGAGCGAAGTGCCGCCTCCGCCGGCCAACCGTACCGGCCTGATCTACGGCTCAAATGTCGAATCCGAAGTCAGCCTGCAGACCATGCCCTTCCCGCTCAAGGGCACGACCTATGCCTATGCCGCGCCGATGACGCTCGAAGAGGTCGAGGAAAACGTCCGCTCCAACGGTTCCGTCCTCACCTCCGGCGATGCGCAGCTCTCCGCGCTCTATTACGTCGACCCGCAGCGCTTCTCGACACCCGACGATGTCGACCTGACGTCAGGACTGGCGGCGCGCGTGGTCGAGGAGAACATGTCGGTCTCCACCGCCGAGCAGATCACCCCGCATACGCGCGAATATGCCGACGACATCATTCCGGTGCGCAACCCGGCAACCATCGCCGATGCGATGAACCAGGTCGGCTATCCGGAAGGCAAGGCGAAGGAGATATCCGGTTATCTTGAGGCCCGTCTCGGCAGCGCCAATGTCCAGCCCGGCGATGTCATCCGCGTCGGCGTCATCCAGCAGGGTGACATGGCGCTGGTCGTCCGCGCCAGCGTGTATCGCAACGGGCAGCATCTGGCGACCGTCGGCCTTGACGACCACGGCCATTTCGTCGACAGCCGCGAACCGCCGATGCTCGACGCCGTGGCCACCGCATTCAGCGATCAACCGCCACAGGCCTTGGCGGGCCGGGATCTGCCGAGCGTCTATGACGGCATCTATCGCGCTGCCCTCTCCTACGGCATGAGCCCGGAAATGACCGCGCTTCTCATCAAGCTGCTCGCCAGCAATGTCGACCTTCAGGCTCAGCTGAAACCGACCGATACGATCGAGGCCTTCTTCTCCGTCACCGACGAGAAGGGCAAGGCGTCGAAAGATTCCGAACTTCTCTATGTCAACGCCCATTTCGGCGACACGAACACGCGCTTCTACCGGTTCCAGGACGCCGACGACGATAATTCCGTCGACTATTTCGACCAGGATGGCCGCAGTATCCGGCAGTTCTTGCTGCGCAGCCCGGTTCCGAATGCCCGCATGACCTCCGGTTTCGGTATGCGCAATCACCCGATCCTTGGCCGCGCGCTGATGCATACCGGCACCGACTGGGCCGCCCCGCGTGGCACACCGATCATCGCAACCGGCAATGGCGTGGTGGAAAAGGCCGGATGGGATAGCGGCGGTTACGGCAACCAGACGATCATCCGCCACGCAAACGGCTATGAATCCTCCTATAACCACCAGAGCGCCATCGCCAAGGGCATCGTTCCCGGCGCCAAAGTGACTCAGGGCCAGGTGATCGGCTATGTCGGCTCGACTGGCCAGTCGACCGGCGCCCACCTCCATTACGAGCTGATCGTCAACGGCACGCGGGTGGATTCGATGAAGGTCCGGCTTCCGGGCGGAAAATCCCTGGAAGGCAAGACGCTCGCCCGCTTCGAAGACGAGCGCAAGCGTATCGACGCCCTGCTCAACACACCGGCCTCGGACGAAGTCGCAAGCCGCTAACGTCTTGGAAGACATCGCCGCAAATACGAGGCGGATATGAAAATGGCGGCCCGAAGGCCGCCATCATTGTTTTCAGGGATTGAGCGATAAGCCGCATTACGCCGCTTCGCTCATGCTGCCCTTGATCCGGAACAGCAGCCGATCCGAGCCGGAGGTCACCTTGACGGTCGACGCATCCGGAATGTGACCGCCGAGGATCTGCTCGGCGAGCGGATCCTGAACGTATTTCTGGATCACCCGCTTCAGCGGACGTGCGCCATAGACCGGATCGTAGCCCTTTTCGGCCAGCCATTCGCGAGCATCGCCGTCGAGTTCGAGTTCGATCTTGCGATCGGCCAGAAGCTTCAGCAGGCGCTGTAGCTGGATATCGACGATCGCACCCATCTCGCTCCGCTTCAGGCGGTGGAACAGGATGATCTCATCGACGCGGTTCAAAAATTCCGGCCGGAACGACGCCCTCACCACGCTCATCACCTGTTCGCGAACACTGTCCGTATCCTCGTGTTCACCGAGATTGGTCAGATATTCGGCCCCGAGGTTCGAGGTCATGATGATGATCGTGTTCTTAAAGTCGACCGTGCGGCCCTGACCGTCCGTCAGACGCCCGTCATCGAGCACCTGCAGGAGAACGTTGAACACGTCCGGATGCGCCTTCTCGATCTCGTCGAACAGCACGACCTGATAGGGCTTGCGCCGGATCGCCTCCGTCAGTGCACCGCCTTCGTCATAACCGACATAGCCCGGAGGGGCACCGATCAGCCGCGAGACGGAATGCTTCTCCATGTATTCCGACATGTCGAGGCGAACCATCGCGGTCTCGTCGTCGAACAGGAACCGCGCCAGGGACTTGGTGAGCTCCGTCTTGCCGACGCCGGTGGGGCCCAAGAAGATGAACGAGCCGATCGGCCGGTTCGGATCCTGAAGGCCGGCACGCGAACGGCGAACCGCACGCGACACGGCCTGGACCGCATCGCCCTGTCCGACCACCGACTTCGCCAGCTCGTCTTCCATCCGCAAGAGCTTGTCGCGCTCGCCTTCCAGCATCTTGTCGACGGGAATGCCGGTCCAGCGCGAGACAACATGCGCGATCGCATCCGGATTGACGACTTCCTGCACCATGCTGTTAGACGAATTGTCCTGGGCTTCAGCCGTTGCAAGCTGCTTTTCCAGATCCGGAATGACGCCATAGGTCAATTCGCCGGCGCGCTGGAACTCGCCCTTGCGCTGGGCGGTGGCCAGTTCGTTGCGGGCATCGTCGAGCTGCTTCTTGAGGTCGGCGGCAAGACCGAGCTTCTGCTTTTCCGCCTGCCAGCGGGCCGTCAGCGCATCTGCCTCTTCTTCGAGAGAGGTGACTTCGCTTTCAAGCCGCAGCAGCCGGTCGGCAGATGCCGCATCGGTTTCCTTCTTCAGCGCTTCACGCTCGATCTTCAGCTGCATGATGCGGCGGTCGAGTTCGTCCAGTTCTTCCGGCTTCGAATCCACCTGCATGCGAAGACGCGAAGCGGCTTCGTCCATCAGGTCGATGGCCTTGTCCGGCAGGAATCTATCGGTGATGTAGCGGTTCGACAGCGTTGCCGCAGCCACAAGCGCCGAATCCGAGATCCGTACCTTGTGATGCTGCTCGTACTTTTCCTTCAACCCGCGCAAGATCGAGATCGTGTCCTCGACCGTCGGCTCGTCAACCATGACGGGCTGGAAACGACGAGCAAGAGCCGGATCCTTTTCCACATGCTTGCGGTATTCGTCGAGCGTGGTCGCGCCGACGCAATGCAGCTCGCCGCGGGCAAGCGCAGGCTTCAACAGGTTCGATGCATCCATCGCGCCATCCGACTTGCCGGCACCGACCAGCGTGTGCATCTCGTCGATGAACAGGATGATCTCGCCGTTTTCGGACTGCACTTCGTTGAGCACGCTCTTCAGCCGCTCCTCGAATTCGCCGCGATATTTCGCACCGGCAATCAGGGCACCCATGTCGAGCGCCATCAGCTTCTTGTCCTTGAGGCTTTCCGGCACATCGCCATTGACGATACGCAGAGCAAGACCTTCGGCGATCGCCGTCTTGCCGACGCCGGGTTCACCGATCAGGACCGGATTGTTCTTGGTACGGCGCGACAGAACCTGGATCGTGCGACGGATTTCGTCGTCGCGGCCGATCACCGGGTCGAGCTTGCCCTCGCGGGCATCGGCTGTCAGGTCGCGGGCATATTTCTTCAGCGCGTCAAAGCCCTGTTCGGCGTTTGCGCTGTCGGCCGTGCGGCCCTTGCGGATGTCGTTGATCACCTGGTTCAGGCCCTGCGCCGTAATGCCGGCCTTCTTCAGCGATGCCGAAGTCGATGCCGAGCTTTCGATCAGAAGCGCAAGCAGCAGCCGTTCGACGGTGACAAAACTGTCGCCGGCCTTCTTGGCGGCGTCTTCCGCTGTCGAAAACACCTTGGCAAGCGGCTGCGAAAGATAGATTTCGCCATTGCCGCCGGAAACCTTGGGCAGCTTGGCAAGGGCGGCGTCATTGGCGATCCGCGCTTCCTTGGCATTGCCACCGGCGCGTTCGATCAAGGATGAGGCCATGCCCTGGTCGTCATCGAGAAGCACTTTCAGCACATGTTCGGGCGCAAACTGCTGATGCCCGTCGGAAAGCGCCTGGGTCTGTGCCGACTGCAGGAAACCGCGCACCCGCTCGGAGTATTTTTCGATATTCATTCCATACCTCCTGTGATCGCCCTGCCCTTAAAGAAGGCACAGACCGACGATTGAGATTGAGCTCCCTTCGTGAGGCAAGCCCCGCCGGATCACCGGCTCCGATCAAGATATGGGAGTATCATCTTCGGTTTTAAAGAAGCATGTTCAAGCTTTTGCGGCCTGCCGAAAGCGCCGGTCTCCGCACTTTCGAATCGAAATTTAATCAGCAAAATGTGATGGCAAGATCAGAAAGACGTGAGCGCCATTTTGTCGCAGGGGGAGTATACCTACATATGTTGTGAAGCCGGTTGGGGCCTGGCTTCGAAAGACTGTCAACAAGGTAAATCAAAATGTCTGAAGACAAGACCTCCCAGCTTATCAGCATGTTCAAGAACCTGATCAAAGACCACGGCCTGCCGCAGGGCGTCGCCGATATCCGCGATCCCGACTTCCAGGCACTGGCCGAAGCCCATATCGACGAGTTCCATGAAGCTCGTGACGAATGCGAAAGCGACCGTACACTGTTTTGATTGAAGCACTGCCTGCCAGAGATTTAACCTGGCAGGCCATGTGGTCGGGCTATCGCGCCGGCCTGTCGAACGGGTAGGGAACCTCGCCCGGTATCGACAAAGGGAACCCCGCCCTTAGGCAGGTTCCGCCACCTTCTCCGCATTGTATTCGGCACTGATCTTGGCAATCTCGTTCTTCGAGCCGAAAATCACCGGCACGCGCTGATGCAGTCCGGTCGGCACGATGTCGAGGATCGTCGACTTGCCGATGATGGCCGCGCCACCAGCCTGCTCCACCAGAAAACCGATCGGATTTGCCTCGTAAAGCAGGCGCAGGCGCCCCCCGGCCGCAGGCTTGTTGCGATCCGCCGGATAGAGGAACACACCGCCGCGGTTGAAGATGCGGTGCGTATCGGCAACCATAGAACCGACCCAGCGCATATTATGGCCTGTATCGATGGCGTTTTCGACATAGGCCGAAACCACGTCGTCCCAGGAGGAACGCCGCGCCGCATTGATGGCAAATTCCTTGGCATCCGGCACGATCTTGGCGTCCGCATTGGTCATCACATAGACGCCGTCATCGTTGAGCGTGAAGATCTGCACGCCCGCGCCGATGGTGATGACAAGGCTCGTCTGCG
Protein-coding sequences here:
- a CDS encoding M23 family metallopeptidase; amino-acid sequence: MMTPRNMIRSLGNEAPILADGRRAPDRREISLRWLSGTFLTGITSSVLMGVALFAALDGRQQLAIPAEASASVPADHDNESVQRGKRLLGGKIVAVPTDRKIMEVSTVVHEGNKELVRRRPFAHVKMNLAAEHVAPESYPKFDPLAIFASSEVPPPPANRTGLIYGSNVESEVSLQTMPFPLKGTTYAYAAPMTLEEVEENVRSNGSVLTSGDAQLSALYYVDPQRFSTPDDVDLTSGLAARVVEENMSVSTAEQITPHTREYADDIIPVRNPATIADAMNQVGYPEGKAKEISGYLEARLGSANVQPGDVIRVGVIQQGDMALVVRASVYRNGQHLATVGLDDHGHFVDSREPPMLDAVATAFSDQPPQALAGRDLPSVYDGIYRAALSYGMSPEMTALLIKLLASNVDLQAQLKPTDTIEAFFSVTDEKGKASKDSELLYVNAHFGDTNTRFYRFQDADDDNSVDYFDQDGRSIRQFLLRSPVPNARMTSGFGMRNHPILGRALMHTGTDWAAPRGTPIIATGNGVVEKAGWDSGGYGNQTIIRHANGYESSYNHQSAIAKGIVPGAKVTQGQVIGYVGSTGQSTGAHLHYELIVNGTRVDSMKVRLPGGKSLEGKTLARFEDERKRIDALLNTPASDEVASR
- the clpB gene encoding ATP-dependent chaperone ClpB, which codes for MNIEKYSERVRGFLQSAQTQALSDGHQQFAPEHVLKVLLDDDQGMASSLIERAGGNAKEARIANDAALAKLPKVSGGNGEIYLSQPLAKVFSTAEDAAKKAGDSFVTVERLLLALLIESSASTSASLKKAGITAQGLNQVINDIRKGRTADSANAEQGFDALKKYARDLTADAREGKLDPVIGRDDEIRRTIQVLSRRTKNNPVLIGEPGVGKTAIAEGLALRIVNGDVPESLKDKKLMALDMGALIAGAKYRGEFEERLKSVLNEVQSENGEIILFIDEMHTLVGAGKSDGAMDASNLLKPALARGELHCVGATTLDEYRKHVEKDPALARRFQPVMVDEPTVEDTISILRGLKEKYEQHHKVRISDSALVAAATLSNRYITDRFLPDKAIDLMDEAASRLRMQVDSKPEELDELDRRIMQLKIEREALKKETDAASADRLLRLESEVTSLEEEADALTARWQAEKQKLGLAADLKKQLDDARNELATAQRKGEFQRAGELTYGVIPDLEKQLATAEAQDNSSNSMVQEVVNPDAIAHVVSRWTGIPVDKMLEGERDKLLRMEDELAKSVVGQGDAVQAVSRAVRRSRAGLQDPNRPIGSFIFLGPTGVGKTELTKSLARFLFDDETAMVRLDMSEYMEKHSVSRLIGAPPGYVGYDEGGALTEAIRRKPYQVVLFDEIEKAHPDVFNVLLQVLDDGRLTDGQGRTVDFKNTIIIMTSNLGAEYLTNLGEHEDTDSVREQVMSVVRASFRPEFLNRVDEIILFHRLKRSEMGAIVDIQLQRLLKLLADRKIELELDGDAREWLAEKGYDPVYGARPLKRVIQKYVQDPLAEQILGGHIPDASTVKVTSGSDRLLFRIKGSMSEAA
- a CDS encoding class 1 fructose-bisphosphatase produces the protein MTTFETYLEGRKGTVLDDDLVTVLGNIAEATRQISDKLRTSALDGLTGATENTNVQGETQKPLDILSNEILLEACRKSPAVSFAVSEELDTEVAIHADGKYAVIFDPLDGSSNLDVNVTVGTIFSVIEAKTPADILKSGRGQMVAAYAAYGPQTSLVITIGAGVQIFTLNDDGVYVMTNADAKIVPDAKEFAINAARRSSWDDVVSAYVENAIDTGHNMRWVGSMVADTHRIFNRGGVFLYPADRNKPAAGGRLRLLYEANPIGFLVEQAGGAAIIGKSTILDIVPTGLHQRVPVIFGSKNEIAKISAEYNAEKVAEPA